One Nostoc punctiforme PCC 73102 DNA window includes the following coding sequences:
- a CDS encoding putative toxin-antitoxin system toxin component, PIN family, whose product MKVVIDTNVLVSAVLKGRVPREVIQFIFDNPDWQWIASEEIIVEYKEILSRSKFKLTDEVRGEWFEIIDTFLTLIDVNFEVDFPRDRKDAKFLACAMAAEADFLITGDSDFNQAQTLLNTTIISVSLFSRLVCDVGG is encoded by the coding sequence ATGAAAGTTGTTATTGATACTAATGTTTTAGTTTCTGCTGTCCTTAAGGGTAGAGTACCAAGAGAAGTTATTCAGTTTATTTTTGATAATCCTGATTGGCAATGGATAGCCTCTGAAGAAATTATTGTGGAATATAAAGAAATCTTAAGTCGAAGCAAATTTAAATTGACAGATGAGGTAAGAGGTGAATGGTTTGAAATTATCGATACATTTCTAACGCTAATTGATGTCAATTTTGAAGTTGATTTTCCCAGAGATAGAAAAGATGCAAAGTTTTTAGCTTGTGCTATGGCAGCAGAAGCAGATTTTTTGATTACGGGTGATTCTGATTTTAATCAGGCACAAACTTTGCTAAATACAACAATTATTTCTGTTTCTTTATTTAGCAGATTAGTTTGTGATGTAGGGGGGTGA
- a CDS encoding tetratricopeptide repeat protein, with product MTSVQIPNDISPLEQQAQQYFTKGNYTKAANCYEQAIEIEPEVKSHYWNLGLMLLLQGQEAEAQITWLLGMEEGEAQQVEQWTVELIQVLQTEAERRETLADYSVAWAIRQHIREISPQYVNNLLYLIELSIKLENFTGDELASLEVIELIQSEAIIDIELLLQVLNSIINDDPLHPSVLKFAQCCLAHVIQPQAFINILLPAAVKIAHSMRQNKVAVLIIELCLHLEPENIELLRHLAAFYLRDNNYSQGIEVAKLCYSLSKTVTDQVFAKHLIQRGLMEAPAYWNEAYTVCLEQEYLLNCLIEQQPINLESARVLRLFNANSYASYLQDNPVKNRQIQNKVAQLCQLNVQEYANEIVQRYKQRSLYKANKQIKIGYLCHCFSQHSVGWLARWLIQHQNRERFDIYGYFINYKQIDDPLQEWYVQQFTQAYQGGIYSDDIAEKIYEDKIDILIDLDSITLDITCEIMALKPAPVQATWLGWDASGIPAVDYFIADPYVLPESAQEYYTEKIWRLPQTYIAVDGFEVGVPTLRRDSLDIPSDAVVYLSAQRGFKRHPNTAQLQMRIIKEVPNSYFLIKGLADSEAVQKFFMQLAEQEGVECSRLRFLQLDPSESVHRANLAIADVILDTYPYNGATTTLETLWMGIPLVTRVGQQFAARNSYTMMMNAGIAEGIAWTDEEYVEWGVRLGKDEALRQQVALKLKASRQTAPLWNAKQFTCEMEKAYEQMWQRYIEKK from the coding sequence ATGACTTCTGTCCAAATTCCTAATGACATCTCTCCATTAGAGCAGCAAGCCCAGCAATATTTTACCAAAGGTAACTATACTAAAGCTGCTAACTGCTATGAACAAGCTATCGAAATAGAACCAGAAGTGAAATCTCACTACTGGAACTTAGGATTAATGTTGCTATTGCAAGGGCAAGAAGCAGAAGCGCAAATAACTTGGCTGCTGGGTATGGAGGAGGGAGAAGCCCAACAAGTTGAGCAATGGACTGTGGAATTGATACAGGTTTTGCAAACTGAAGCCGAACGCAGAGAGACACTGGCAGATTATTCAGTTGCTTGGGCAATTCGCCAACATATACGGGAAATCTCTCCTCAATATGTGAATAATCTTCTGTATTTGATTGAGTTATCTATTAAGCTAGAAAATTTTACTGGTGATGAATTAGCTTCCCTAGAAGTAATTGAGTTAATTCAGTCAGAAGCAATTATAGATATTGAGTTATTATTGCAAGTATTAAACAGTATCATCAATGATGACCCTTTACATCCTTCTGTCCTAAAGTTTGCACAGTGTTGTCTAGCCCATGTAATTCAACCTCAAGCTTTTATTAATATTTTGCTGCCAGCCGCAGTCAAAATCGCCCATTCTATGCGGCAAAATAAAGTAGCAGTATTAATAATTGAGCTATGTTTGCACCTTGAACCTGAAAATATAGAACTTCTGCGCCATCTCGCTGCTTTTTATCTAAGAGATAATAATTATTCTCAAGGAATAGAAGTAGCTAAGTTATGCTACTCACTATCAAAGACTGTAACTGACCAAGTTTTTGCTAAACACCTAATCCAGCGAGGATTAATGGAAGCTCCTGCTTATTGGAACGAAGCTTATACAGTTTGCCTAGAGCAGGAATATTTACTAAACTGTTTAATAGAACAACAACCTATAAATTTGGAATCAGCTAGGGTATTACGTCTCTTCAATGCTAATTCTTATGCATCGTACTTACAAGATAACCCTGTAAAAAATAGACAAATTCAGAATAAAGTGGCACAACTTTGCCAGCTTAACGTACAAGAATATGCTAATGAAATAGTTCAGCGATATAAACAACGTAGTTTATATAAGGCAAATAAGCAAATAAAGATTGGCTACTTATGCCATTGTTTTTCTCAGCATTCAGTTGGTTGGTTGGCTAGGTGGCTAATTCAACACCAGAACCGGGAAAGATTTGATATTTATGGCTATTTTATAAATTATAAGCAAATAGACGATCCATTGCAAGAATGGTATGTTCAACAATTCACTCAAGCTTATCAAGGTGGAATTTATAGTGACGACATTGCTGAAAAAATTTATGAAGATAAGATTGATATTCTAATCGATTTGGATAGCATTACCTTAGATATTACTTGTGAAATTATGGCGCTTAAACCTGCGCCTGTACAAGCAACATGGTTAGGTTGGGATGCTTCAGGAATACCAGCAGTTGATTACTTTATTGCCGATCCTTATGTTTTACCAGAATCTGCTCAGGAATACTATACAGAAAAAATCTGGAGATTACCCCAAACCTATATAGCAGTGGATGGTTTTGAAGTAGGTGTGCCAACTTTACGGCGAGACTCTCTTGATATTCCTAGTGATGCTGTAGTTTATCTCAGCGCTCAAAGAGGATTTAAGCGCCACCCAAATACAGCACAACTCCAAATGAGAATTATTAAGGAAGTGCCTAATAGCTATTTTTTGATTAAAGGGTTAGCGGACTCTGAAGCTGTGCAGAAATTTTTTATGCAGTTAGCAGAGCAAGAGGGTGTAGAGTGTTCGCGTTTACGATTTTTACAGTTAGATCCTTCTGAGTCTGTTCACAGAGCAAATTTAGCCATTGCTGATGTTATATTAGATACTTACCCTTACAACGGTGCAACAACAACCTTAGAAACACTCTGGATGGGTATTCCTTTAGTAACCAGAGTTGGACAGCAATTTGCCGCCCGAAATAGCTACACCATGATGATGAATGCTGGGATCGCAGAAGGTATTGCCTGGACTGATGAAGAGTATGTAGAGTGGGGTGTGCGCTTAGGCAAAGATGAGGCTTTACGACAGCAGGTGGCTTTGAAGTTGAAAGCATCTCGACAAACAGCACCATTGTGGAATGCAAAACAATTTACCTGTGAGATGGAGAAGGCTTACGAGCAAATGTGGCAAAGGTATATTGAGAAAAAATAA
- a CDS encoding type IV pilin-like G/H family protein codes for MKTELKAKFLQHLLGKKKENEGFTLIELLVVIIIIGILSAIALPSFLNQANKGKQSEAKQYTGSMNRAQQAYLLENGDFTSTMDKLGLGIRTQTENYAYAINGGTTLVANNGISLKGTLKSYKGVVVKSIVLSTSEATTLAVLCQSDTVGDRSAEVASYGTAGTTVAATGTTPLQPGCSTGFSELTSK; via the coding sequence ATGAAAACTGAATTGAAAGCAAAGTTTCTCCAACACCTCCTCGGCAAAAAGAAGGAAAATGAGGGTTTTACACTCATTGAATTATTAGTAGTAATTATCATCATTGGTATTTTGTCTGCGATCGCTTTGCCTTCTTTCTTGAACCAAGCTAACAAAGGTAAGCAGTCAGAAGCTAAACAGTATACTGGTTCGATGAACCGCGCTCAACAAGCATACCTTTTAGAAAATGGTGATTTCACCAGTACAATGGATAAGCTAGGTCTTGGTATTAGAACCCAAACTGAGAATTATGCATACGCTATTAATGGCGGTACTACTCTGGTTGCCAACAATGGTATATCTCTGAAGGGGACGCTCAAATCCTACAAGGGTGTTGTTGTTAAATCAATAGTATTATCCACCAGTGAAGCAACTACTCTAGCCGTATTATGCCAGTCTGATACTGTTGGTGATCGGAGTGCTGAAGTAGCAAGCTATGGCACAGCTGGAACCACAGTGGCTGCAACAGGAACCACCCCATTGCAACCTGGTTGTAGCACAGGCTTTTCAGAGTTGACTTCTAAGTAA
- a CDS encoding ROK family protein has protein sequence MTNDKIQVIGIDVGGTAIKLGRFTADGICLQSLTMAAPQPTTPEAVLAVLVDAIAQIDPNNETFAIGVGTPGPSDAAGRIAKIAINLPGWIDVPLADWLEAKTGKPTAIANDANCALLGEAWLGAGRQFQNLILLTLGTGVGGAIILDGKLFVGHLGAAGELGLISLNPDGPICNSGNQGSLEQHASATAIRRRTLKEPVELGFLAQQGDPGALTFWQEYGRNLGIGLTSLIYVLTPQAIVIGGGISGSFEFFLPAAKAEIEKRVQPLSRDGLQILPAELGNFAGMVGAARLALQHYSRF, from the coding sequence ATGACAAATGACAAAATTCAAGTAATTGGCATTGATGTGGGGGGAACAGCAATTAAGCTGGGGCGGTTTACAGCCGATGGAATTTGTCTGCAATCTTTGACTATGGCGGCTCCCCAGCCGACAACACCAGAGGCCGTGCTGGCGGTGCTGGTAGATGCGATCGCGCAAATTGATCCAAATAATGAAACTTTTGCTATTGGTGTTGGGACTCCTGGCCCCTCCGATGCAGCAGGACGCATCGCTAAAATCGCCATTAACTTACCTGGATGGATCGATGTGCCTTTAGCAGACTGGTTAGAAGCTAAAACTGGCAAACCTACTGCGATCGCTAATGATGCTAACTGCGCTCTTTTGGGAGAAGCTTGGCTGGGAGCCGGTCGCCAATTTCAAAATCTGATTCTCCTAACTTTAGGAACTGGGGTTGGTGGCGCAATTATCCTAGATGGCAAACTATTTGTTGGACATCTAGGAGCCGCCGGGGAATTAGGTTTAATTTCATTGAATCCTGATGGGCCAATTTGTAATAGTGGCAATCAAGGCTCTTTAGAACAACATGCCTCTGCTACTGCCATTCGCCGCCGCACTCTCAAGGAACCCGTCGAATTGGGTTTTCTCGCCCAACAAGGAGATCCCGGAGCATTAACTTTTTGGCAAGAATATGGTAGAAATTTGGGAATTGGCTTGACGAGTTTGATTTATGTACTCACACCGCAAGCGATCGTCATTGGTGGCGGTATAAGTGGCAGCTTTGAGTTTTTCTTACCAGCAGCCAAGGCAGAAATTGAGAAGCGAGTGCAGCCTTTATCACGAGATGGTTTACAGATTTTACCAGCAGAGTTAGGCAATTTTGCTGGGATGGTGGGTGCAGCAAGGTTGGCATTGCAACACTATTCGAGATTTTAG
- a CDS encoding ABC transporter permease, translating into MAITKRRLPTFLQFGKSLNLSQKLMLIGLAITLFFIFLAFFTPLFQAWGWLQNPKDFLSNPIHEPPSTKHWFGTSRLGYDVFSRTLFGAQAALQVVILATALSMIIGVPLGMLSGYLGGKLDKVLLFLMDSIYTLPGLLLSVTLAFVVGRGILNAAIAISIAYIPQYYRVVRNHTVSVKTEVFIEAAQAMGASTWVVLSRYLFFNVIQSVPVLFTLNAADAILVLGGLGFLGLGLPEEVPEWGHDLKQALEALPTGIWWTTLFPGLTMTFMVVGLSLLGEGLNEFVNPRLRRENRIRK; encoded by the coding sequence ATGGCCATTACAAAACGGCGGCTACCGACATTTTTACAGTTTGGCAAAAGTCTCAATCTTTCCCAAAAACTCATGCTCATCGGGTTAGCCATTACCCTATTTTTCATCTTCCTGGCATTCTTCACTCCCCTATTCCAGGCTTGGGGATGGCTGCAAAACCCGAAAGATTTTCTCTCTAATCCAATTCACGAGCCACCCTCAACTAAACATTGGTTTGGCACTAGTCGCCTGGGTTATGATGTCTTCTCCCGGACATTATTCGGCGCTCAAGCTGCTTTGCAGGTGGTGATCTTGGCAACAGCACTGAGTATGATTATCGGTGTGCCTCTGGGGATGCTGAGTGGTTATCTCGGCGGTAAATTGGATAAAGTGTTGCTGTTTTTGATGGATAGCATCTACACTCTACCAGGGCTACTGCTGTCTGTGACACTGGCGTTTGTGGTGGGGCGTGGGATATTAAATGCAGCGATCGCTATTAGCATTGCCTACATCCCCCAATATTACCGCGTTGTTCGCAACCACACTGTTAGTGTGAAAACTGAAGTCTTCATCGAAGCTGCTCAAGCAATGGGTGCTTCAACTTGGGTTGTGCTTTCTCGTTATTTATTTTTTAACGTTATTCAAAGCGTACCCGTCCTCTTTACACTCAACGCTGCTGATGCAATTTTGGTGTTGGGCGGTTTGGGCTTTTTGGGGCTAGGACTTCCCGAAGAAGTGCCAGAATGGGGACATGATTTAAAACAAGCCCTAGAAGCTCTACCTACTGGCATTTGGTGGACTACGCTTTTTCCTGGTTTGACCATGACATTCATGGTGGTAGGGTTATCACTACTTGGTGAGGGGTTAAACGAATTTGTCAATCCCCGATTACGGAGAGAAAATAGAATCCGAAAATAG
- a CDS encoding class I SAM-dependent methyltransferase — protein MKEIKLHIGGEKKHPNWKIFDIEPRPEVDYIGNASDLSQFENNSISAIYASHVLEHFYHRIDNELMNTLTEWYRVLKPGGQLFISVPDLKKLCWFYLHPEFTVVERLHLMRIIFGGQTNIYDVHKVGFDFEILSICLEEVGFTQYEQVETFDMFDDCSTIRILNTLISLNVIAQKSTSSE, from the coding sequence ATGAAAGAGATTAAACTTCATATTGGTGGAGAAAAAAAACATCCAAATTGGAAAATATTTGATATTGAACCTCGCCCAGAAGTAGATTATATTGGCAACGCATCTGATTTAAGCCAATTTGAAAATAATTCAATTTCTGCAATTTATGCCAGTCATGTTCTAGAACATTTTTATCATAGAATAGATAATGAGTTAATGAATACATTAACAGAATGGTATCGTGTTCTAAAACCAGGCGGGCAACTTTTTATTAGTGTCCCCGACTTAAAAAAATTATGTTGGTTTTATCTGCATCCAGAATTTACAGTAGTTGAACGTCTGCATCTAATGCGGATTATCTTTGGCGGACAAACTAATATATATGATGTTCATAAGGTAGGATTTGATTTTGAAATATTGTCTATATGTTTAGAAGAAGTTGGGTTTACACAATACGAGCAAGTAGAGACGTTTGATATGTTTGATGATTGTAGTACAATCCGTATTTTAAATACACTAATCAGCCTCAACGTCATTGCTCAAAAGTCAACATCTTCAGAGTAA
- a CDS encoding toll/interleukin-1 receptor domain-containing protein yields MSNAVKVFFSYSHKDEALRDELATHLSMMKRQGVIEAWHDREISAGREWANEIDDNLDIADIILLLVSANFLASDYCYDKEMTRAMERHETREARVIPIILKPADWNGAPFGKLQALPKNAKPVTTWQDQDEAFLNVAQGIRRVVEEMAKSNTSSSTPAKNTTPATSSPSATSGVLTERQRRRWEQERDSVQEQYDLVSKKLGLLGKAYAIETDVSTKLKLEVQIQDTQTEQNRLDRQLEEIEQKLL; encoded by the coding sequence ATGTCTAATGCAGTTAAAGTATTCTTTTCCTACTCCCACAAAGATGAAGCGTTGCGAGACGAGTTGGCAACTCATCTGAGCATGATGAAACGTCAGGGAGTTATTGAAGCTTGGCACGATCGCGAAATCAGTGCTGGTAGAGAATGGGCTAATGAGATAGATGATAATCTTGATATTGCAGATATCATTCTACTGCTAGTGAGTGCTAACTTTCTGGCTTCAGATTACTGCTACGACAAAGAAATGACACGGGCAATGGAGCGACATGAAACGCGGGAAGCTCGTGTCATTCCGATTATTCTGAAGCCGGCGGACTGGAATGGCGCACCTTTTGGTAAACTGCAAGCACTCCCTAAAAATGCTAAACCTGTCACAACCTGGCAAGACCAAGATGAGGCTTTTTTAAATGTCGCTCAAGGGATTCGCAGAGTAGTTGAAGAAATGGCGAAATCAAACACTTCTTCCTCAACTCCTGCTAAAAATACTACACCTGCAACTTCCAGCCCTTCTGCAACAAGTGGGGTATTAACTGAGCGCCAGCGTCGGCGATGGGAGCAAGAACGGGATTCAGTGCAAGAACAGTATGACCTCGTGAGCAAAAAATTGGGACTGCTGGGTAAAGCATACGCCATTGAAACGGATGTATCTACAAAGCTGAAGCTAGAAGTGCAAATTCAGGATACCCAAACAGAACAAAATAGATTAGATCGACAGCTTGAGGAAATCGAGCAAAAACTATTGTAG
- a CDS encoding class I SAM-dependent methyltransferase has product MTSPASDLLDKIRQQFDTSPYPRVPLDKSPKDNPNLLYIHSLVTPYYLRNQKVIDTKEKVILDAGCGTGYKSLVLAEANPGAKIVGIDISEESIKLAQQRLEHHGFDNAEFHVLPIQELPKLNYQFDYINCDELLYLFPDLAAALQGMISVLKPNGIIRSNLHSSIQRFPYFRAQKVFTMMGLMDENPQDLEMEIVVETMKALKDNVELKARTWNPNKYEGENGKEGILMNYLFQGDKGYTISDMFTALKAADIEFISMVNWRQWDLINLFKDPDNLPVFLDMSLPEISIEERLQLFELINPIHRLIDFWCGHSNQVQAFIPVSQWADSDWRLAKVSLHPQLKTRNFQEDLIACITEFKIFPISDYLSLVEEFVGIDSSLALCLIPLLEQSQPMKFLVEHWKQFRPLDPITLKPTDEEQAFQMVQQLLLKLESLGYIMLEL; this is encoded by the coding sequence ATGACCAGTCCAGCATCTGATTTACTAGATAAAATTCGTCAGCAATTTGATACTTCTCCTTATCCTAGAGTTCCTCTTGATAAATCTCCTAAAGATAATCCTAATTTACTTTACATTCATAGCTTAGTTACACCTTACTATTTAAGGAACCAAAAAGTTATCGATACCAAAGAGAAAGTAATTTTGGATGCTGGATGTGGTACTGGCTATAAATCATTAGTCTTAGCAGAAGCTAATCCAGGTGCAAAAATTGTTGGTATTGACATATCAGAAGAATCAATTAAATTAGCACAGCAACGCTTAGAACATCACGGATTTGACAATGCAGAATTTCATGTATTGCCAATTCAAGAATTGCCAAAACTAAATTACCAATTTGACTATATTAATTGTGATGAGCTTCTATATCTTTTTCCTGATTTAGCTGCTGCCTTACAAGGAATGATATCTGTTTTAAAGCCTAATGGGATTATTCGCAGCAATCTGCATAGTTCAATCCAGAGATTCCCTTATTTCCGTGCTCAGAAAGTCTTTACAATGATGGGTTTGATGGACGAAAATCCACAAGACTTAGAAATGGAAATTGTAGTAGAAACGATGAAAGCTTTGAAAGATAATGTCGAACTCAAAGCTAGAACTTGGAATCCTAATAAGTATGAAGGAGAGAATGGAAAAGAAGGAATTTTAATGAATTACTTATTTCAAGGAGATAAAGGTTACACGATTTCTGATATGTTTACGGCTTTGAAAGCGGCCGATATAGAATTTATCAGCATGGTTAACTGGCGACAGTGGGACTTAATAAACTTGTTTAAAGATCCAGATAATTTGCCTGTTTTTCTGGACATGAGTTTACCAGAAATTTCTATAGAAGAGCGGCTACAGTTATTTGAACTAATAAATCCTATTCATCGGTTAATTGACTTTTGGTGCGGTCATTCTAATCAAGTACAGGCTTTTATACCAGTTTCACAATGGGCTGACTCTGATTGGCGACTGGCAAAGGTCAGTCTGCATCCTCAGTTAAAAACTCGCAATTTCCAAGAAGACCTCATAGCCTGTATTACAGAATTCAAAATCTTTCCTATCAGTGACTATTTATCGCTAGTTGAGGAATTTGTCGGGATAGATAGCTCATTAGCACTTTGCTTAATACCTTTATTAGAACAATCCCAGCCGATGAAGTTCCTGGTAGAGCATTGGAAACAATTTAGACCTTTAGATCCTATAACCTTAAAGCCTACAGATGAAGAACAAGCCTTTCAAATGGTGCAACAGCTGTTACTAAAGTTAGAGAGTCTTGGTTACATAATGTTAGAACTTTAA
- the trxB gene encoding thioredoxin-disulfide reductase: MTNPTVENLVIIGSGPAGYTAAIYAGRANLKPVVFEGFQAGGLPGGQLMTTTEVENFPGFPQGITGPELMDQMKAQAERWGAELYTEDVISVDLSQRPFTVRSQEREIKTNSIVIATGATAKRLGLPNEHEFWSRGISACAICDGATPIFHGAELAVIGAGDSAAEESIYLTKYGSKVNMLVRTDKMRASKAMQDRVLSNPKIQVHWNTEAVDIYGNGHMEGVKVRNTKTGEESKLHAKGLFYAVGHTPNTSLFKGQLELDEVGYVVTKPGSVETSLEGVFAAGDVQDHEFRQAITAAGTGCMAAMLAERWLSASGLIQEFHQQPEIADNELEHQPAKKTEAEEEAGFNLDETRHQGGYALRKLFHESDRLLLVKYVSPGCGPCHTLKPILNKVVDEFDSKIHFVEIDIDKDRDIAENAGVTGTPTVQLFKNKELVKEVKGVKQKTEYRQLIESNL, from the coding sequence ATGACTAACCCCACAGTAGAAAACTTAGTAATTATCGGTTCTGGACCAGCAGGGTACACAGCAGCTATCTATGCCGGACGTGCTAACCTGAAACCCGTTGTATTTGAAGGTTTCCAAGCCGGGGGTTTACCTGGTGGACAACTAATGACAACAACGGAAGTCGAGAACTTTCCTGGGTTTCCCCAAGGGATTACTGGGCCGGAACTGATGGATCAGATGAAGGCGCAGGCGGAGCGCTGGGGAGCGGAACTATATACTGAAGATGTTATATCAGTTGACTTGAGTCAGCGTCCATTTACAGTGCGATCGCAAGAAAGGGAAATTAAAACCAACAGCATCGTCATTGCTACGGGTGCGACAGCAAAGCGTTTGGGTTTACCCAACGAACATGAATTTTGGAGTCGGGGTATTTCCGCTTGTGCAATTTGCGATGGTGCAACACCGATTTTTCACGGCGCAGAATTGGCTGTAATTGGTGCTGGCGACTCGGCGGCGGAAGAGTCTATTTATCTTACCAAATACGGTTCTAAGGTAAATATGTTGGTACGCACCGATAAAATGCGGGCTTCTAAAGCCATGCAAGATAGGGTTTTGAGTAACCCAAAAATCCAGGTGCATTGGAACACAGAAGCCGTGGATATCTACGGTAATGGTCACATGGAAGGGGTGAAAGTCCGTAATACTAAAACTGGTGAAGAGAGCAAACTGCACGCTAAGGGTTTATTCTATGCCGTCGGTCACACTCCCAATACCTCTTTATTTAAGGGGCAATTAGAACTGGATGAGGTTGGTTACGTTGTCACCAAGCCAGGTTCTGTAGAAACCAGTTTAGAAGGTGTTTTTGCTGCTGGCGATGTGCAAGATCATGAGTTTCGGCAAGCAATTACGGCTGCGGGTACTGGTTGTATGGCGGCGATGTTGGCGGAACGCTGGTTGTCAGCCAGTGGTTTAATTCAAGAATTCCATCAACAGCCAGAAATAGCAGACAATGAATTAGAACATCAGCCAGCCAAAAAGACTGAAGCTGAAGAAGAAGCTGGATTTAACTTGGATGAGACACGCCATCAGGGAGGATATGCTTTACGGAAATTGTTCCATGAAAGCGATCGCTTACTCCTGGTTAAATACGTCTCTCCTGGTTGCGGCCCTTGTCATACCCTGAAGCCAATTTTAAATAAAGTGGTGGATGAATTTGACAGCAAAATTCATTTTGTAGAAATTGACATCGACAAAGACCGAGATATTGCTGAAAATGCTGGTGTGACAGGAACGCCAACGGTTCAATTGTTCAAAAACAAGGAACTGGTGAAGGAAGTTAAAGGCGTGAAGCAAAAAACTGAATATCGTCAGTTAATTGAGAGTAATCTGTAA